From Vespula vulgaris chromosome 18, iyVesVulg1.1, whole genome shotgun sequence:
tcatcgaatttcttttttaattccattAGTAAAGATTCTGCCTTTCTACGAGCTTCCGTTTCATGTTCTACTCTTCGTTGTGCTTCTTTATAATTATGTCTTAATAAAGTTAATTCCTTGTCCGCTCTTCCCGCTTCTTCACGCAATTCAGTCTCTCTGCGTGTCATGGTTTCTAACTGAACAGACAAAGCCCTCTGTCTTGCTTCCATAGATTCTATCTgccttctctctcgttctaataaattttctaactgTGAGATTTTGGCATCATCGTTAGTGCcattatttatatgattttctAATCCATCTACAGATTCTTTGCCATTAGCAGCCATTAATTGATAATCGCCCGAATATGTGAAACCTATGAATGGCAAATGATTTCCAGAAAATGCTTTTGGTACTGGAAAACTTTCCTCTGGCCCATCTTCTTTATCGACATCATCGAAATTGCTAGTATCATCGTCTCCGGATAATTCAGGTACCACCGGTGGTACACATTCTCGTAAGTTATCAAAAGTCCattgatcatttttaaaaaatggatGACTTTTGATTTCTTCCACGCCGTTTCTTCCTAGCCGCTTAGTTCTATCTGTGAGAAAGCCACATATCAAGTTTTTTGCATAATGCGAAATGTTAAGCTCCTGAGGAAAATGTAGTGAATTTCTATGATCCATGATCTTTGAATATGTCCCAACTAATGAATCAGCATAAAAGGGAGTGTCGCCAACGAgcatttcatataaaaatacaccGACGGACCACCAATCGCATTCCCTACCATATACACCTTCTCCACCCTGTGACTGGAGTACTTCAGGTGATATATAATCAGGTGTGCCAACCGCGGTGTCAGAACGAACCAAACCATCCTGTATCATACAGGCACACGTATTACGAttcaaatttatcgaaaattaaaaaaaaaaataatataattcatgCGATACATACTGCATCCATTCTCATACACGTGCCAAAGTCTGCGAGTTTCAAATGGCCATGCTTATCGAGTAGCATATTATCCGGTTTGACATCTCGATGTACAAATCCCATACGATGTATCGCATCTAGAGCAAGTACTACTTCGGCGCAATAGAACTTTGCCCATTTCTCTGGTACATCATAATTTGACATCAAATTAACTAAATCTCCACCTGGCATGTAATCCATTACCATGTAGAGATACTTTTGATCTTGAAAAGCAAAGTGTAGTTGAACTATCCACTGTGAATTTGCGTGAGCCATAATATCTCGTTCTTCCCAAAAAAAGGCTGAATCAGAACGCTTTATCTGTCAACCAAAATtgtacgataaataaatatgctaTATAAACTTAACCTATGTAAACATAATAACGattatttaaactttttaCCATTTCAAATTTGCTGAGTAATTTCATAGCGTACACCTTTTGAGTAGATTTGTGTCTAACTAGTTGAACTTCGCCAAATGCACCACGTCCTATAACTTTAATCAATGTAAAGTCGTCGGTACGCATTCGCATTTTACAAATATCTTGGGCCACAGAATCAtctgtaataaaaagtaaatcatTGCTAGCTCATGTGTTACTttcgcatacacacatacacacacacaaatatatataaattcaactCATCACTTACATCTATTCATATAGGCTTCTATATTCTTCATACGTTTTACACCAGGATGATCACAGTCTGCTACAAGCGCTTGGACCGTATCTAATAAACTGTCAATGTTTGTTACACTTCTTGGGTCCTTTATACGTTCCTCCAACAATCGCAGGCGCCTGCGCCTGTCTTCATCTCGTATTATATCCATTTCTCCTGTTAGGAGGTAAGGCTACGATGCCACAACAATATACTCGTTCCTTGGTGCATTAGTCCATTTTCCCTGCACAAAAGAATATAATCGTAAGCAAATTATAAGATTAACTTGATCTCatggtatataaataaagtcaTTTACATTTGATGCGTGGCATAAGTAACGTAGCACCATTACATTACTCAGTTTGATACGATGTCACAATGATCGAGTTAAAGATGTAAAGTTTTTAAAAACACATGTATCCATTCAATGTGCAACGACTCGTTGGCACACCCGATATCGTAACGACACGTCTGAACGATGAAAGGCAAACGGTACGTTCGAATCGAGAAAAGCATTGCTTGTACGTTTCTGAAAAACGTTTCTTCCTCGAAATGGAGTCTTCATAAAAACACGAGGAAAACACCCTTGCGTATTACCAATACGATGTAACATACAATACACAACGATAGATCTTTTCGTGAAGGTACGACGAAGGATATTACGCGTATACCTtgtgacgaaagaaaaaattcgaaactTGTGTCGTAATAGACATAGCTCAGCAAAAATGACAAGATACTCTTCGATCGACAAATCAACAGTCGTCTGACAGCAAGCTCGTTGTGCTTAGGTGGATTCTACGGCAAGTGCCCGTCCCGAGTAGATCACAATAgacttctctccttctcctacaTTTTCCATGCTCGGTCGTACGACGACCGATGGAAAATCAAGTCCCACGTACCTAAGCGTCACCAGCACAGTGTCCAGCACTCCGTCTAATCGgataaaaatactataaaaaGCATTATCTTTCAGCGCGGATAAATCGCGAACGCACACAGCTGAGCCGTGCATGCGCCATTGGGGAAAATTCACAACGGTCGTCAAAGCCGCCGATGAAAGAGCTATGAAAAGTATGAAACACTTTGATACACTTCCGCGTTAACGCGCGAAAAGGAGGAGGCGAGGCTTTTCCGAGGCTGTTGCTtccattaaaagaaaataaagaagaggaggaaaaaagtagAGAAGGAAAGTGCAAAGGCGAgggtaaaaggaaaaaaagagaggaagaaaaagagagacggagagagagagagagagagagagagagagaggggaaagaaaaaatccaaATCTGTCCGCGTCCAAATCGAACGTATCGAATCGAACGGTTCAGATTTTATGATCCGCGCtcctgcatattattgtttttgatTTCAGTCGATGATGAAGTTGATGCTTCTcgacgtgtatatatttttgcaaacgGTACTGTGCTCAATATATTGGGCTCTTTTCGACGAAAAACAACGTAAGATATTTTCAAGACAGAGTATCAACGACTTCGGAAAAATGACGTAATGGTGTACGCGACAGACAAGATGGCGGTGGCATTCTGTGCATAGACCGATATACAAGCTTTTACATCGCCTAAACGTTACGTTGGTCGAAAAATTGGTTAATTCAAGAAGACAAGCTTTTTCGGTAACAAAGTTACACGGACGAAACATACAAaactttcttcgttattatttatcgtttgttATTATGGAAAAGTCTATAGTTTTCCCGCGCGTATTTTGACGATCGTAGGTACGGCCTACGCATTTTTTTGGCATCGTTTATGTGATATTCCGTATTTATAGCGACGGGAGACGTCGCGTAAGAATAGGTATGTTGTACTTCATCCTTTCGATCGCTTTAATTTTTCGCTTGAAACGTTTAATTTACAGGAATTACATCACTCGCATACCTTTTTCTATATGtcttatattttcgtttaaacTCGTTCTTACATTTCTTTAGTCACTTTGCAGTTGCTTTGATAAACGAAATCAATTGCTATAAGCTAAtcgaacgtatgtatattctgCAGAGATGGGTCTACCTTGTGACTGGCAGATCAGCAAGCAGAAAATATCAGAACGTGGTAGATATTTGCTTGAGACTGGACAATGGTCGGACTGCAAATTTATTGTTGGTCAGGAACCTCATCAGGAAACGTTAAAAGGACATAAATTGTTTTTGGCAATGTCCAGTCCGGTATTCGAAGCTATGTTTTATGGAGGTATGGCAGAAAAAAATGATCCTATACAGATACGCGACGTTCAACCAGATGCATTCAAGGCACTattagagtatatatatacggatcGCGTTAATCTTGGTTCGTTTGAACTTGCCTGTGAGTTATGCTATTgcgcaaaaaaatatatgttgcCGTCCTTGGTGGAAGAATGTATGCAATATCTGTGGTTCGATTTGTCGCCAAAGATAGCTTGTAGAGCCTACGAGTTTGCAAAACTTTTCGAAGAACCTGTGCTCATGGAAAAGtgtttacaaataatatgtaCTAAAACGAATGAGGTTCTAGAAGAACCTAGTTGGGAAGAAGTAGAATTGGGTACAGTAATTACTGTATTAGAACAAGTTGATCTAGAGATTAATTCAGAACTTGACTTGTTTACTGCTGTCGAGCGGTGGGCTAAAGCAGAATGTGCAAGAAAGTCGCTTGACCCAACCGATGGAAAGTCTTTGAAGTCTGTAATTGGTAATGCTTTATcaaaaattagatttttaacTTTGACGCCGCAAGAATTTGCTGAAAGTCCAGGAATGTCTCCGCTGTTAACTCAAGATGAAGCTTTTGCTATCTTGATGAATATATTATGCACAGAAAATAAAGCACCACTACCCGAAGGATTTTCCAGTGATACGCACAATAGGGCAAAACCATTGATGAAAGCACAGTCTGCACATTTTTGTCCATCTGTGAGTATACGTAATGTACCTAGTGAGCATATTTGTATGCTTGGATTTCTATGTTGCagttctattaattatttttattaatagaagCACAGACGGGTATCCACTCCACATACCAATTCGTTTAGTTCGTGTACATTTTGGCCCTCGACATCTCTACACTACCAATTGTCTTATAACAATGAAGGAGAAGGTAGTAATACCTTACACAATGCACCACCAATGGTAGTTGAAGGAGGAGTAAGAAAAGATTCTGGAAATTTAAGTCAAACGAATAATCCATCTACAGTTATAATTGAAGGTGGAATTCGTGAGGGACCAAAATATTATTGTCTTCGAGCGATAGCCCATCAAACAGACTGCCTTAATAGCAATGTTTTAGATTGTTCTGTGGCATTTAGTGTGGACAAAAACATTTGTGTTATGGGTGTGCAAGTACCGACACAAATTGCAACTGTGGtatgttaatttattaatctataTGAAAAAACATAAGTTGGTCGATTTGATCAAAGAACtcacgcgtgtgtgtgtgtacgtgtgtgcgtatgtgtgtgcgcgtgtgcgcgcgcgcgcgtgtatacattgtatgtttaattattttttacaggCAAGTAATTTACATCAAAATTCAGATCCTGATACGTCATATACAGAAATACTGTATGCTCATCTTTTAGATTCTGATGGCAGTCGTttaacatacacacattttaCTACTAAAGTAAATGTTGGAACACTCGTGGAAATTACATTTAATCGACCTGTTTACATACAAAAACACAAggtctgttttttttctattcttatgTATTAAAACtaagaaagatattattctcttttttataaaaatattgctatTTTTTCCAAAACAGATTTATCGCGTGGGTGTAGTCTTTAACAAAGTTGGTTGGTATCCAATGGGACTCTGCACGCAACATATGACCTGTGATTCtgtattcttttcgtttggaATCGGTAATACTGATCACAGTGTCAGAGATGGTCTCATTCGTTCAATTGTGTTCACTTATTAACGTCAACGATTAaatcgtttgtcgttaaaaaattttaaatacgtaTTTTGGATTTGTGATAAGACAAATGTCTACCCTATTCtgttatgtatattacattgttattttatcttttaaatttgatttcaaTCATTATAAGAATATTGGAAACGTAAGAAATTGTACAAATAATACTCATTGGTTctagttataaaaaaagtagTGATGGACAAATTGTAATTTAATCGTTTCCTAATAACATGTAATTAATTGTATTGAAAGCTATAATAAGGAAACTTAGTGTACGTATTTAGAATTAGGTTTGCCATTTCACACtgacaaattaatataaatacgactaagaaaaatacacaattaaatattatgttgTGAATAATCTggaaataattgaattataactTGTTCAACAGAGAAGGAAAATCTGTGTACAAACAAactttttttaacttatatgaaaatatcaagTTTTCTGTACAAAAACAAACCTGGATTTTACGGTTTAAATACCCTTATTAAAGATTCAATCGCATATAAACAGAATGTAGCATTGACTTTCCCTTGCAAAGTTTtagctttttaaaaatactatataatcagtctcataaattaatttaataacattaatgatttttttgtttctttaaatgtatatcatatgtcgtttttaaatgtttatatataacatttgaCAGTGCGCgcaaaattaaattagaaaaaattctaaCATATTACATACTAAAGTTATCTATTTGTGTTCCTGTTCTGCATTATCCGAGTATTGCTATGTATTTGTCGCATTTTAATGGtatgaaaagttttaataaatctcTTTATATTTACGCTTTTTTAATTGAGTTTAACTATATACATttggatattattattataattatccaaATGTGCATATTTATATGCTGTAAACGAACTTTGTAATTATGCagcattttaatttaaatatgcCACAAAAAAGAGAGTCTCCtattttatagttatatatatatatatatatatatatatatatatataacatttgtataaaaataatttttataacgtcaaattataattattaagatttGTGTATGATGAAATCCCATGAGTCTttccattttaatttcaatatatcctTGGTACTAAGGGGTATTGTCCCATAACTAAGTGCACCAAATTTTCGGAatacgtaaataataaaaattagccATGTAATAGTACTAAATGTTACTGCGtataaaatcgtattattaGTATGTCGTCTTCTGgaatgaaaagtaaatatgcattatttgtcaatgtttttcattaaaaaaatcttatttattttatttcgtttaaatgatgaaattaccttattaaataataaatatgatctATCATTGCTGCTGTTAAAAGGACCTTAAAAACAAATGCTGGTAAATAatgatgtaaaaataaatttcgttctACAAATACAAAtggtaaaaaatgtaaaaagtagCCAGATAGTAATATGCCACCGGCATTAAGAAATCTGTTCCATTCtccattaataatatcaaaacacattcttcttcttctcatcatataaaatattaagagaACAGTGTATACTATTAAAGCTGCTGTACCAGAGTACCATATTGCTATGTTTCCTAAAAGATGGATTTGTGCCtgtaaataagagagaaactttATATGCATAAAGTaactaattatataaattatttactatCTATTTGTTCAACTTACATTGCTATCATTAGAAACCCAATATGCTATGCCTCTAGACATAAGTGGCCATTCTAATGGCCCACTTGAATACATATGACTATTTTGTCCCTCTTGACCAccgaataacatttttatttgcaattcCACGAACTTCTCCCAAAAACTCAGCGTAGTTGCACGCAATGGTATCATCTCTGCATTAAtaagttctctttctctttgcttttgATCTTCATTTTTAGTATATCTATGTTCTTCAACATTCCAAATAGAATTCGATTGATCCACCAATCTGTCTGCTACAATTTCATATTGATTGAAACCCCAATCTGGTAACTGTTTACCGCTAAATTTTAATGCATATTCAGTATTTACATGTATCAGGCGTACTTGGCTTTGAATGGCATGCCATATGTCACCCAACTGatctttatttgttatttctacTCTCCAAAGATTTTGAGCAGGCATGGATACATTGTAGTCAATATAACAGGACACCTCTTGGCTTTGAGGTGTCATAGGTGCTGCAACATCATGAGAGTTTAATGCTCGACTAGTAATACCATGAACCAATTGTATCACATCCCCGTGTTTTATTGGTTCACTAGGTTTTGTAACTACCAAATCATTTCTATCTGGTCTTTTTACTATCCACCAATTATTGACATCTTTAAATGAATAACAAGTGACTTGCTGTTGATGTGAACTTCCTCTACCATCTGGATATCTCAATGGATACATATGACTATGACTATGAAGCCAGCATGCTCTTCCATAAGTATGTCTCAACGTGATTTGTGAACCATGTGTAACTTCTAAAGGTTGTCCCTTTGTAATACTTGCAAGACCACCTTCTAAACTTGCCTGGAATGCACTAGTCATTACTGCATCGTGCGGACCAGCTTTAGAAAGTGTTTCcaaatgtatatagaaaacaCCTAGATATATAGAACTCGTCACAACGATTATTAGAACAATTCTCAATAACAGATGACCAAGTAATCTTATTGTAGATAAAGTTTTTCTAGGTATCAAAGACCAATAATCTCGAGTGATGAGGTAAATGGCAAGGACCAATGAATAGAATCCAACATATTTTACActgaaggaaaaatatatcttataaaataaattttaatacccgcagaattaaaaaaaaaaaaaacaatgtaaaaaatacatacCATACAGCACATGTTAAACTTGCAATTCCTAGAGACAACCACAACCACCATGAAAAACTTGTTGGCTGATCCATGACCTTTCTAAactttattatacataataatccAAACAATGAGAATTGAATTAACATACTTTCCATTAAAATGAATCGTGATTGCGTAAGAAGAGCATTAtctgaaatataaatactttatcATTTATGATTTATCATTTCGTAAACAACAAatctttatcataaattagaataattaccAAACAATAAGAGTATTCCTGCGATCATAGCAGTCCATTGTTTCAGACCTAATTCAAGGGCAAGATGATAAGCTGTTGGTATTATGAGACTCCCACATAGGGCAGGAAATAAACGCAATGCGAAAAGAGGAACTGTATCAGCATATGGACTTCCTATTCTATCAAACTTGAATTGTCCGTCGAAGCCTGCTATATATGCAGCAATAGAAATAAGTTGCTTTCCCAATGGTGGATgcgaatcaaaaaaaaatgtttgtttcATATACAAGCCCACATATTTACCATAATGCAGTTCATCAAACCTATATAAGGTCGTTAACATCAGTTAAATTATTGTAGAAAATCATTGTTAAGAATATTGAGTAACTAACACTATACTTCTCGGTTCTTCCAATCTATAGAGACGTGTGACAAGACCAGcaatcaataaaataacagCTATTAGATCGATTTccaaatatatctttattctAGCTCGTTTTTCTTCATGAACTATCTTAGATTCTTCTTCTGACAAATacttttcatttgatttttgcAATAAAATTTCCTGGTCACCCTATATCGAAACATAAGAAATTAGTCAGTATCTATATAGTTCATAAACGtgttgatattatatttatgaattcaCATTAACATCGTtcagatgaaaaaaaggatcggaaaacgtaaaaaaagatgaaggaagaagaacaaaattcTATTGCATTACCTCTTCTTTTTGGATCCTATTTGTAACGTAGTCGCCGGTAGCGATTTCATCGCAATCAAACTTCGCGCTTTGCCGCaataatcgtttattatcgttcgtttttGTTCGTCTGCGACGGATTTCCATCacgaaaataaacgatataatattccAAGGGATGCAATTTTTTAAGGATAACAAATAAGTACTTgcgatcgtttctctttgtacTTTGTAGAGAACGTTATTCTTTTAACGGCTGCCATCCACGTCAGCGATTAATGTACATAAATCGATTGATACCAGATTCGTAATcgcattatattttttcttacaaaaaatCTTATCAATATCGTATCAAAAAATACactaataatacataaaaacgCAATATATTTTCCCCTCAGTGATTGTGAAACTGCGTGAACGATGGGAACGAGTATGTAGCCTTTGGCTAGAAGGAACGTCCTCTTTCATACCCTCAAGCGATTGGCTTAGGTTAACGCAACGCTGTATAAAATAACGGTACTTTCGaccaaatatttttactttaatttcgTAAAgacatcatttatttttattctttttgctttctcttgcCTCCTATCAACTTGTCGTAGGAAATTGAAGGAACGTACAATCGTTCGAAATTCTTTGGTATGTTAAAGATATCGCGGTGTCGACAAGTCGAGGGAAAGTTCAAAAGAACACGATACAACTTATATATAGCGAATcatgtaaatgaaaagaaaatatttcgtgcataatttttttcttcatttatagATTTTAACATGAATATCGAGCAAGTTTCGTGTCCTATATGCCAAATCGATTTTCCATCGTCGTTGATCGAGTCCCATGTtacaaaatgtttatttttgatCGACTCAAACACCGCGGGTGTTTCGAAAGAGTCTAGTCAAAGTCCAGGAAGTAAATCACTTCAAtccaaaaattttcttatgaaGAAGcccgataataaaattacaaaaagaaaaattacttcaGGACAAACATTTTTGATTACAAAGGGCGATTGTACAAAGCAAAATTTGGAGatcaaagaaaatgtaatagattataataatttaatacataattCTATCATTATAAGATcaaactattataataatcaaatgtaatttataGGTGGACAAACCAGCTAAGAAACCTCGAATTAACGAACATATACCTCTTGCTGAAAAAATGAGACCCTTTAATTTCTCAGGATATATTGGACAAGAACATATTCTTGGACCTCAATGTGCTTTGTATCAATTATTGCATAAGGGAGAAATACCTAATATGATTTTATGGGGACCACCTGGATGTGGCAAGGTAAATTAATGCAATATATCATATtgcacaaaatatataaattgattttttgtaGACCTCTTTGGCAAATGTTATAgcacatatatgtaaaaataatacaaccAATATGATGCGATATGTAAAACTATCTGCTGCTATGGCAGGAGTTAATGATTTGAAAGAAGTAATTAATATTGCTGCTAATGAATTGAAATTCGGCCGACGTACTGTGGTGTTTATGGATGAAATACATCGCTTTAATAAAACTCAACAAGACGTTTTTCTTCCTCATGTAGAATCAGGAACTATTACTCTTATTGGAGCTACAACTGAAAATCCTTCGTTCAATTTAAACTCTGCATTGTTAAGTCGTTGTAGAGTACTTGTTTTGGAAAAATTGTCTATTTCTAATTTAGTATCTATTTTAAAATGTGCATTATCTTCATTAGGTGGCATAATGCAAATTTCATCTGAATCAAAAGCTATAACCAACTTATCAAGCGGAATTATTTCAGAAGCATGTGGATCTTCTACATCGCCGATTCCAAGATTCATTGTAGATGAAGCTACCATACTGTGGTTAGCAGAAACAAGCGATGGTGATGCTAGAATAGCTTTAGGTGGTTTAGAACTTGCTGTGCAATCTAAAACACCAAgcaaagaagaatttttaaaaactgaTCCTGTACTGATAacattaaatgatattaaagaaaatcttaGGAAAACACATATGTTATATGACAAAAAAGGGGATCAACATTATGATATGATTTCAGCTTTACATAAATCGGTAAGAGCAAGCGATGAAAACGCTTCTCTTTATTGGTTAACTAGAATGATCGCGGGTGGTGAAGATCCAGTTTATATAGCAAGAAGATTAGTTAGAATGGCATGTGAAGATGTTGGCTTAGAGGATCCAAAAGCTTTGAGTAAGAAGATATtagtaaatgaataaaaaaaaaagtgaatgtACATATTaccaatgaattttatattatataaggtACTGATATTTATCGTAGGTATCGCCGTACATACTATGAATGGTTGTAAAATGATAGGTATGCCAGAATGTGATGTTCTTTTGGCACAATGTACGACTTATCTAGCTCGTGCTCCAAAGTCTAGATTGATGGAAGATGCGCTTAGAGCAGCTCAACGCGTAGTAGCAAATCATAAAGGCCCGCAACCAGGAGTTCCATTACATTTAAGAAATGCTCAAACAAAAACTCTGAAGGATCTTGGTAATTCAAAGTTTTgcttatttgtaaaattatttttttttatcgtgttACCATATACTGTTATTTTTTCCTTACAGGGTATGGTAAAGGATATAATATGTTGCATAAAGATGAAtctaaattgaattatttaccAGAAGGATTAGAAAATGTTGATTTCTTTGTGAAAAATTAGGATATTAGATTTGAAGgtctatagaattttttttataatatgtatttttttacaattttaggtataattatatacgttaattataataatattatatgtttaaatagatatatagatctaGATAGTAGAAATGTtgttaaaatttgtatttagaaatattttccatatttctacagtattatattatattactaactaatattttgtcaaataatatctaatcttttttccaaataataactttattattagaaGGCATACTAAAAATTTCTACAAgtttaatattgttttcttctgccattttttctaattctctcAATTCTCTGAGGCCCCAATCAGAATTCATTGATTTTAAAGATTTgtcaaattgtatattacttTCTGGTGTGATAGTGCCGTCAATGGCGTAAGGACCGTATGTAAATAGAACACCattagattttaataattttcctgcatttttaaataaaccgATTGAGCATTGATATGGTGCACAGTGCATCATATtagcattatatatataatctatacttttttcaaaaaaaataccATTACCCCACGTTTGATAATCGGTggtaatatctatttttaaaggaTCTTTTATATTGGAAAACCCATTAGCATGTGCGGCAATACTTTCTAATAATCCTGTTTCGTATTCCGAAGGATAAAATGTAACTTGTGGGAAATGAGGAGCAAAATGAGCAATGTGTTGTCCCGAACCCGAGGATATTTCCAGAAACTTCTGACTTGTACCTCGTTGTATATATCGTCGTAAAACTGATAAAATAGGATCCTTATTACGTTCTGCCGCTGGATATATCAGTTTTTTAGCAGCCATACTTGTGGACCtactttttcataaaataacgTTTATAGTCCTACCATCATTTAGTagttgtaatttataatagagtaaacgaataaacattttcttaaataagGATCTTCCTCACCTGTGACTAGCAGCACAATGAATTATGTTCATAGCTGATGATTACATTGGTGCAAATATATATCAGAGATATTTAACAATCTGAAAAATTGAAGAACTTTATAcaggataataaaatataaaaaagaagaaggaatacaTCTATagata
This genomic window contains:
- the LOC127070310 gene encoding uncharacterized protein LOC127070310 isoform X2, which gives rise to MGLPCDWQISKQKISERGRYLLETGQWSDCKFIVGQEPHQETLKGHKLFLAMSSPVFEAMFYGGMAEKNDPIQIRDVQPDAFKALLEYIYTDRVNLGSFELACELCYCAKKYMLPSLVEECMQYLWFDLSPKIACRAYEFAKLFEEPVLMEKCLQIICTKTNEVLEEPSWEEVELGTVITVLEQVDLEINSELDLFTAVERWAKAECARKSLDPTDGKSLKSVIGNALSKIRFLTLTPQEFAESPGMSPLLTQDEAFAILMNILCTENKAPLPEGFSSDTHNRAKPLMKAQSAHFCPSHRRVSTPHTNSFSSCTFWPSTSLHYQLSYNNEGEGSNTLHNAPPMVVEGGVRKDSGNLSQTNNPSTVIIEGGIREGPKYYCLRAIAHQTDCLNSNVLDCSVAFSVDKNICVMGVQVPTQIATVASNLHQNSDPDTSYTEILYAHLLDSDGSRLTYTHFTTKVNVGTLVEITFNRPVYIQKHKIYRVGVVFNKVGWYPMGLCTQHMTCDSVFFSFGIGNTDHSVRDGLIRSIVFTY
- the LOC127070310 gene encoding uncharacterized protein LOC127070310 isoform X1, which produces MGLPCDWQISKQKISERGRYLLETGQWSDCKFIVGQEPHQETLKGHKLFLAMSSPVFEAMFYGGMAEKNDPIQIRDVQPDAFKALLEYIYTDRVNLGSFELACELCYCAKKYMLPSLVEECMQYLWFDLSPKIACRAYEFAKLFEEPVLMEKCLQIICTKTNEVLEEPSWEEVELGTVITVLEQVDLEINSELDLFTAVERWAKAECARKSLDPTDGKSLKSVIGNALSKIRFLTLTPQEFAESPGMSPLLTQDEAFAILMNILCTENKAPLPEGFSSDTHNRAKPLMKAQSAHFCPSKHRRVSTPHTNSFSSCTFWPSTSLHYQLSYNNEGEGSNTLHNAPPMVVEGGVRKDSGNLSQTNNPSTVIIEGGIREGPKYYCLRAIAHQTDCLNSNVLDCSVAFSVDKNICVMGVQVPTQIATVASNLHQNSDPDTSYTEILYAHLLDSDGSRLTYTHFTTKVNVGTLVEITFNRPVYIQKHKIYRVGVVFNKVGWYPMGLCTQHMTCDSVFFSFGIGNTDHSVRDGLIRSIVFTY
- the LOC127070298 gene encoding protein O-mannosyltransferase 1, which produces MEIRRRRTKTNDNKRLLRQSAKFDCDEIATGDYVTNRIQKEEGDQEILLQKSNEKYLSEEESKIVHEEKRARIKIYLEIDLIAVILLIAGLVTRLYRLEEPRSIVFDELHYGKYVGLYMKQTFFFDSHPPLGKQLISIAAYIAGFDGQFKFDRIGSPYADTVPLFALRLFPALCGSLIIPTAYHLALELGLKQWTAMIAGILLLFDNALLTQSRFILMESMLIQFSLFGLLCIIKFRKVMDQPTSFSWWLWLSLGIASLTCAVCVKYVGFYSLVLAIYLITRDYWSLIPRKTLSTIRLLGHLLLRIVLIIVVTSSIYLGVFYIHLETLSKAGPHDAVMTSAFQASLEGGLASITKGQPLEVTHGSQITLRHTYGRACWLHSHSHMYPLRYPDGRGSSHQQQVTCYSFKDVNNWWIVKRPDRNDLVVTKPSEPIKHGDVIQLVHGITSRALNSHDVAAPMTPQSQEVSCYIDYNVSMPAQNLWRVEITNKDQLGDIWHAIQSQVRLIHVNTEYALKFSGKQLPDWGFNQYEIVADRLVDQSNSIWNVEEHRYTKNEDQKQRERELINAEMIPLRATTLSFWEKFVELQIKMLFGGQEGQNSHMYSSGPLEWPLMSRGIAYWVSNDSNAQIHLLGNIAIWYSGTAALIVYTVLLIFYMMRRRRMCFDIINGEWNRFLNAGGILLSGYFLHFLPFVFVERNLFLHHYLPAFVFKVLLTAAMIDHIYYLIRRRHTNNTILYAVTFSTITWLIFIIYVFRKFGALSYGTIPLSTKDILKLKWKDSWDFIIHKS